Proteins from one Sabethes cyaneus chromosome 2, idSabCyanKW18_F2, whole genome shotgun sequence genomic window:
- the LOC128738906 gene encoding uncharacterized protein LOC128738906 isoform X3, with protein MSKPAGTAIKSNRISRDSGICVEDGGRSKSPLGSDSAVKKRFPAGGGGALLVGKPAGRSSYVRRLTQHFENLTCHDESDCSTPTSSTSEEQRLSGSYHSDWNLTAPTGGVREKVKATAEVEQQVQSVDECDKKGGPKMDAAVAVIENIYEEILVGKNASSKFSVRQQMQFTSAVEFDDIDRSGVHLEGDTKAENVHRTDKIMKAVHHSKANRNIELAKEATESLIVAEARNVPLTSEPAYDDHCYDDDDDDDDDDDDFSDSDSFDSTDDEEHAVIDSRPDSNSSIKSERITSIMRELLENEENYVQTLAKGIEHYVSVMSKNDLPLGLRGQRFHIFGNIENIYKFHKEKFLPKLRENRASIQGIAETFIQFIEQDRFYCYILFALNRPKSERICNKNLEFFQERQNEVGDKLGLNSFLLQPIQRLPRYKLLLAEINKEVLKLIADCLLTSVKDEIGILCKAEKRLERFIDVVNEAMSINDIKECYEQETNAMQKELMNPLSLAFNIFNQVVDLPPVLILRARNRRNPAKNKPINLFHVGKFRKMFEMDIYDWDRRRRYPSKIFFFEKCLIYTEKFKDYLEYRGHHVDSEVAVYNEGKSKLCVFARKRGIQEVEIYGSEIGLVQKMASYIENMMRGYAVQERQRVNDSNSKKNYQHEQRVPSVKTINRGSMASTMSTISLVSNASSRDSYESTSQTTWDAEKPVQSLVSSQKHFCQIMLANRKYYFNELPEELSQGICAFIEVYDRILEIHVKRVNTDFASPDIDIDQLCELFIGYFQESLFEPYNTYLIHFKKAGGIMKNIHRASRTSLTGTMVAQTMEDFTFLPVDIWNKYHNFFKSQIVRMSEAMNENIDSSDKDLFRKLAFVEVQINSFRKTLVQNYRLFSLDENVSPSSLGLVVYSDRVRYGNETLSSHRILLCEKGTVCVKVQQVKEIDRQMEKYTRIVFVDKFRRPEMVAKQSRKSELRVNFEINGSKHPVDFGNKAHKDKFYGNYCMHYEKCVRKRL; from the exons ATGAGCAAACCGGCAGGCACTGCGATTAAGTCAAATCGCATTTCGCGCGACAGCGGCATTTGCGTGGAAGACGGCGGCCGGAGCAAATCGCCCCTGGGCAGTGATAGTGCGGTGAAAAAGCGATTTCCGGCTGGAGGAGGCGGTGCACTGCTAGTTGGCAAACCGGCCGGACGGTCGTCTTACGTTCGTCGGTTAACgcaacatttcgaaaatttgacCTGCCACGATGAAAGCGACTGCAGCACGCCGACCTCATCCACCTCCGAGGAACAACGCTTGTCGGGGTCTTATCATTCCGACTGGAATTTAACCGCACCGACGGGGGGCGTAAGAGAAAAAGTGAAGGCAACAGCGGAAGTTGAACAGCAAGTGCAAAGTGTTGATGAGTGTGATAAGAAGGGTGGTCCGAAAATGGATGCCGCAGTGGCAGTGATTGAAAATATTTACGAAGAAATTTTAGTTGGTAAGAATGCTTCCTCCAAATTTAGCGTTAGGCAACAGATGCAATTCACATCGGCGGTGGAGTTCGACGATATCGATCGGTCGGGGGTTCACCTTGAGGGCGATACTAAGGCCGAAAACGTTCACCGTACAGATAAGATAATGAAGGCCGTACACCACAGCAAAGCGAACAG GAATATAGAGTTGGCAAAGGAAGCTACGGAATCACTAATAGTGGCGGAGGCGAGAAATGTGCCTCTAACAAGCGAACCCGCTTATGACGATCACTGttacgacgatgatgatgatgatgatgatgacgacgatgacttTAGTGACTCGGATTCTTTCGATTCAACCGATGATGAGGAACATGCAGTCATTGACTCTAGACCCGACTCAAACTCTTCTATCAAATCCGA ACGCATTACCAGCATTATGAGGGAACTACTGGAGAACGAAGAAAATTATGTCCAAACACTTGCCAAAGGTATCGAACACTATGTTAGTGTAATGAGTAAGAATGACTTGCCTCTAGGATTGCGTGGACAACGGTTTCACATTTTCGGTAACATCGAAAACATCTATAAGTTCCACAAAGAAAAGTTCCTACCAAAGTTGCGTGAAAACCGAGCGAGTATTCAAGGAATTGCCGAAACTTTTATCCAATTCATCGAACAGGACCGTTTCTACTGCTATATCCTGTTTGCTCTCAATCGTCCGAAATCGGAAAGGATTTGTAACAAAAACTTGGAGTTTTTCCAA GAACGCCAGAACGAAGTTGGTGATAAGTTGGGACTGAATAGCTTTCTCCTGCAGCCGATTCAACGGCTGCCGCGATATAAGCTACTGCTAGCGGAGATCAACAAGGAAGTGCTCAAACTGATAGCCGACTGTTTGCTCACCTCAGTCAAGGATGAAATCGGTATCCTCTGCAAGGCAGAAAAGAGGCTTGAACGTTTCATTGACGTAGTCAACGAGGCTATGAGTATCAACGATATTAAAGAGTGCTATGAA CAGGAGACAAATGCGATGCAAAAGGAACTGATGAACCCATTATCATTAGCTTTCAATATCTTCAACCAAGTCGTAGACTTGCCTCCGGTGTTGATTCTTAGGGCTAGGAATAGAAGAAACCCGGCGAAAAATAAGCCA aTAAATCTCTTTCACGTGGGCAAATTCCGCAAAATGTTCGAAATGGACATTTACGATTGGGACCGAAGGCGGCGCTACCCGAGCAAGATATTCTTCTTCGAGAAGTGCCTAATCTACACGGAGAAGTTCAAGGACTATCTGGAGTATCGAGGCCACCATGTTGACTCCGAGGTAGCCGTCTACAACGAAGGCAAGAGCAAGCTGTGCGTGTTTGCTCGGAAGCGAGGAATTCAGGAGGTGGAAATTTACGGAAGTGAAATTGGACTGGTACAGAAAATGGCCAGCTACATCGAGAATATGATGAGGGGCTACGCCGTGCAAGAACGACAACGAGTCAACGATTCGAATAGCAAGAAAAACTACCAGCACGAGCAGCGAGTTCCCAGTGTGAAGACCATCAATCGAGGGAGTATGGCCAGTACCATGAGTACCATTTCGTTGGTCAGTAATGCTAGTAGTC GTGATAGCTACGAATCCACTTCTCAAACTACATG GGATGCTGAGAAACCCGTCCAGAGTCTGGTATCGTCGCAAAAGCACTTTTGTCAGATCATGCTGGCAAACCGGAAGTACTACTTCAACGAACTTCCCGAGGAACTTTCACAGGGTATATGCGCATTCATAGAGGTGTACGACCGAATTTTGGAAATTCATGTCAAGCGAGTCAACACAGATTTTGCCTCCCCAGATATAGACATTGACCAACTTTGCGAGTTGTTCATCGGGTACTTTCAG GAATCTTTATTCGAACCATACAACACATATTTGATTCATTTTAAAAAGGCTGGAGGAATTATGAAAAACATACATCGTGCATCG CGCACTTCCCTCACTGGAACGATGGTAGCGCAAACGATGGAAGACTTCACCTTCCTGCCGGTGGACATATGGAATAAATatcataactttttcaaatcgcAAATCGTACGCATGTCGGAAGCGATGAACGAAAACATCGACAGTTCGGATAAGGATCTGTTCCGCAAGCTTGCATTCGTCGAAGTCCAGATAAATAGCTTCCGTAAAACATTGGTGCAGAACTATCGGCTGTTCAGTTTGGATGAAAATGTTTCCCCATCCAGCCTCGGGCTGGTGGTTTATTCCGATCGGGTTCGATACGGAAATGAAACACTAAGTTCACACAGAATTTTGCTGTGCGAGAAGGGAACCGTTTGCGTTAAGGTTCAACAGGTTAAGGAAATCGATCGGCAGATGGAAAAATATACCCGCATTGTGTTTGTCGATAAGTTCCGACGACCAGAAATGGTGGCAAAGCAAAGCCGAAAGTCGGAACTTAGagtaaactttgaaatcaacgGATCGAAACATCCGGTCGATTTCGGCAACAAAGCTCACAAGGATAAGTTTTATGGGAACTATTGCATGCATTATGAGAAATGCGTTAGGAAGCGGTTGTGA
- the LOC128738906 gene encoding uncharacterized protein LOC128738906 isoform X4, whose translation MSKPAGTAIKSNRISRDSGICVEDGGRSKSPLGSDSAVKKRFPAGGGGALLVGKPAGRSSYVRRLTQHFENLTCHDESDCSTPTSSTSEEQRLSGSYHSDWNLTAPTGGVREKVKATAEVEQQVQSVDECDKKGGPKMDAAVAVIENIYEEILVGKNASSKFSVRQQMQFTSAVEFDDIDRSGVHLEGDTKAENVHRTDKIMKAVHHSKANRNIELAKEATESLIVAEARNVPLTSEPAYDDHCYDDDDDDDDDDDDFSDSDSFDSTDDEEHAVIDSRPDSNSSIKSERITSIMRELLENEENYVQTLAKGIEHYVSVMSKNDLPLGLRGQRFHIFGNIENIYKFHKEKFLPKLRENRASIQGIAETFIQFIEQDRFYCYILFALNRPKSERICNKNLEFFQERQNEVGDKLGLNSFLLQPIQRLPRYKLLLAEINKEVLKLIADCLLTSVKDEIGILCKAEKRLERFIDVVNEAMSINDIKECYEETNAMQKELMNPLSLAFNIFNQVVDLPPVLILRARNRRNPAKNKPINLFHVGKFRKMFEMDIYDWDRRRRYPSKIFFFEKCLIYTEKFKDYLEYRGHHVDSEVAVYNEGKSKLCVFARKRGIQEVEIYGSEIGLVQKMASYIENMMRGYAVQERQRVNDSNSKKNYQHEQRVPSVKTINRGSMASTMSTISLVSNASSRDSYESTSQTTWDAEKPVQSLVSSQKHFCQIMLANRKYYFNELPEELSQGICAFIEVYDRILEIHVKRVNTDFASPDIDIDQLCELFIGYFQESLFEPYNTYLIHFKKAGGIMKNIHRASRTSLTGTMVAQTMEDFTFLPVDIWNKYHNFFKSQIVRMSEAMNENIDSSDKDLFRKLAFVEVQINSFRKTLVQNYRLFSLDENVSPSSLGLVVYSDRVRYGNETLSSHRILLCEKGTVCVKVQQVKEIDRQMEKYTRIVFVDKFRRPEMVAKQSRKSELRVNFEINGSKHPVDFGNKAHKDKFYGNYCMHYEKCVRKRL comes from the exons ATGAGCAAACCGGCAGGCACTGCGATTAAGTCAAATCGCATTTCGCGCGACAGCGGCATTTGCGTGGAAGACGGCGGCCGGAGCAAATCGCCCCTGGGCAGTGATAGTGCGGTGAAAAAGCGATTTCCGGCTGGAGGAGGCGGTGCACTGCTAGTTGGCAAACCGGCCGGACGGTCGTCTTACGTTCGTCGGTTAACgcaacatttcgaaaatttgacCTGCCACGATGAAAGCGACTGCAGCACGCCGACCTCATCCACCTCCGAGGAACAACGCTTGTCGGGGTCTTATCATTCCGACTGGAATTTAACCGCACCGACGGGGGGCGTAAGAGAAAAAGTGAAGGCAACAGCGGAAGTTGAACAGCAAGTGCAAAGTGTTGATGAGTGTGATAAGAAGGGTGGTCCGAAAATGGATGCCGCAGTGGCAGTGATTGAAAATATTTACGAAGAAATTTTAGTTGGTAAGAATGCTTCCTCCAAATTTAGCGTTAGGCAACAGATGCAATTCACATCGGCGGTGGAGTTCGACGATATCGATCGGTCGGGGGTTCACCTTGAGGGCGATACTAAGGCCGAAAACGTTCACCGTACAGATAAGATAATGAAGGCCGTACACCACAGCAAAGCGAACAG GAATATAGAGTTGGCAAAGGAAGCTACGGAATCACTAATAGTGGCGGAGGCGAGAAATGTGCCTCTAACAAGCGAACCCGCTTATGACGATCACTGttacgacgatgatgatgatgatgatgatgacgacgatgacttTAGTGACTCGGATTCTTTCGATTCAACCGATGATGAGGAACATGCAGTCATTGACTCTAGACCCGACTCAAACTCTTCTATCAAATCCGA ACGCATTACCAGCATTATGAGGGAACTACTGGAGAACGAAGAAAATTATGTCCAAACACTTGCCAAAGGTATCGAACACTATGTTAGTGTAATGAGTAAGAATGACTTGCCTCTAGGATTGCGTGGACAACGGTTTCACATTTTCGGTAACATCGAAAACATCTATAAGTTCCACAAAGAAAAGTTCCTACCAAAGTTGCGTGAAAACCGAGCGAGTATTCAAGGAATTGCCGAAACTTTTATCCAATTCATCGAACAGGACCGTTTCTACTGCTATATCCTGTTTGCTCTCAATCGTCCGAAATCGGAAAGGATTTGTAACAAAAACTTGGAGTTTTTCCAA GAACGCCAGAACGAAGTTGGTGATAAGTTGGGACTGAATAGCTTTCTCCTGCAGCCGATTCAACGGCTGCCGCGATATAAGCTACTGCTAGCGGAGATCAACAAGGAAGTGCTCAAACTGATAGCCGACTGTTTGCTCACCTCAGTCAAGGATGAAATCGGTATCCTCTGCAAGGCAGAAAAGAGGCTTGAACGTTTCATTGACGTAGTCAACGAGGCTATGAGTATCAACGATATTAAAGAGTGCTATGAA GAGACAAATGCGATGCAAAAGGAACTGATGAACCCATTATCATTAGCTTTCAATATCTTCAACCAAGTCGTAGACTTGCCTCCGGTGTTGATTCTTAGGGCTAGGAATAGAAGAAACCCGGCGAAAAATAAGCCA aTAAATCTCTTTCACGTGGGCAAATTCCGCAAAATGTTCGAAATGGACATTTACGATTGGGACCGAAGGCGGCGCTACCCGAGCAAGATATTCTTCTTCGAGAAGTGCCTAATCTACACGGAGAAGTTCAAGGACTATCTGGAGTATCGAGGCCACCATGTTGACTCCGAGGTAGCCGTCTACAACGAAGGCAAGAGCAAGCTGTGCGTGTTTGCTCGGAAGCGAGGAATTCAGGAGGTGGAAATTTACGGAAGTGAAATTGGACTGGTACAGAAAATGGCCAGCTACATCGAGAATATGATGAGGGGCTACGCCGTGCAAGAACGACAACGAGTCAACGATTCGAATAGCAAGAAAAACTACCAGCACGAGCAGCGAGTTCCCAGTGTGAAGACCATCAATCGAGGGAGTATGGCCAGTACCATGAGTACCATTTCGTTGGTCAGTAATGCTAGTAGTC GTGATAGCTACGAATCCACTTCTCAAACTACATG GGATGCTGAGAAACCCGTCCAGAGTCTGGTATCGTCGCAAAAGCACTTTTGTCAGATCATGCTGGCAAACCGGAAGTACTACTTCAACGAACTTCCCGAGGAACTTTCACAGGGTATATGCGCATTCATAGAGGTGTACGACCGAATTTTGGAAATTCATGTCAAGCGAGTCAACACAGATTTTGCCTCCCCAGATATAGACATTGACCAACTTTGCGAGTTGTTCATCGGGTACTTTCAG GAATCTTTATTCGAACCATACAACACATATTTGATTCATTTTAAAAAGGCTGGAGGAATTATGAAAAACATACATCGTGCATCG CGCACTTCCCTCACTGGAACGATGGTAGCGCAAACGATGGAAGACTTCACCTTCCTGCCGGTGGACATATGGAATAAATatcataactttttcaaatcgcAAATCGTACGCATGTCGGAAGCGATGAACGAAAACATCGACAGTTCGGATAAGGATCTGTTCCGCAAGCTTGCATTCGTCGAAGTCCAGATAAATAGCTTCCGTAAAACATTGGTGCAGAACTATCGGCTGTTCAGTTTGGATGAAAATGTTTCCCCATCCAGCCTCGGGCTGGTGGTTTATTCCGATCGGGTTCGATACGGAAATGAAACACTAAGTTCACACAGAATTTTGCTGTGCGAGAAGGGAACCGTTTGCGTTAAGGTTCAACAGGTTAAGGAAATCGATCGGCAGATGGAAAAATATACCCGCATTGTGTTTGTCGATAAGTTCCGACGACCAGAAATGGTGGCAAAGCAAAGCCGAAAGTCGGAACTTAGagtaaactttgaaatcaacgGATCGAAACATCCGGTCGATTTCGGCAACAAAGCTCACAAGGATAAGTTTTATGGGAACTATTGCATGCATTATGAGAAATGCGTTAGGAAGCGGTTGTGA